One window of the Pieris brassicae chromosome 2, ilPieBrab1.1, whole genome shotgun sequence genome contains the following:
- the LOC123720834 gene encoding E3 ubiquitin-protein transferase MAEA isoform X1 yields MNEIKSLEHATLKVPYEVFNKKYRNTQRVFDVEARQVVAAVGDLDNAVKSGSTAGEINNLLGGMVEKLTTMKRKASDAIAEEVQAAFVCKKRLEHLKEQAEAIAEPNSPQNKTAMTQWRKVRLDRMIVDYFLRNGYYDSASKMADSRNLRDLTNADIYAAGAEVERELWARRTSRCLQWCADNRSKLRKLNSTMEFNTRIQEFIELVRGDLRLDAVKYAKKHFSTYDDGQLEDIQHCMGMLAFPKDTEVEPYAGLLRASRWQQLVSQFRWEHARLLHPARLPALPVTLQLGLAALNTPQCYKESTKVSGCPACQPPLNSLASTLPHAHCSHSRLVCRISNKPLNEHNHPMVLPNGQVYGEKALKEMMKEQGSIVCPKTKEVFCMKRVEKVYVM; encoded by the exons atgaatgaaataaaatctcTAGAACACGCAACTTTGAAG GTGCCATATGAAGTCTTTAACAAGAAATACCGCAACACTCAGCGTGTATTTGATGTGGAGGCCCGTCAAGTGGTTGCCGCTGTTGGTGATCTAGATAATGCTGTAAAAAGTGGATCTACAGCTGGTGAAATCAATAATTTGCTTGGTGGAATG GTTGAAAAACTGACAACAATGAAGCGTAAAGCATCAGATGCAATAGCAGAGGAAGTACAAGCTGCTTTTGTTTGTAAGAAACGACTTGAACATTTGAAAGAGCAAGCAGAGGCTATTGCTGAACCAAATTCGCCACAGAATAAG ACGGCAATGACTCAATGGCGTAAAGTGCGCCTGGACCGCATGATTGTCGATTACTTCCTAAGGAACGGCTATTATGACTCCGCAAGTAAAATGGCTGATTCTCGTAATCTTCGCGATTTGACTAATGCTG ACATATACGCGGCCGGTGCAGAGGTCGAACGCGAGTTATGGGCCCGTCGTACATCTCGTTGTTTGCAATGGTGTGCCGATAATCGATCTAAGCTGCGCAAACTCAACTCCACTATGGAGTTTAACACGCGGATACAG GAGTTCATAGAGCTGGTGCGTGGAGACCTGCGCCTGGATGCGGTGAAATACGCCAAGAAGCATTTCTCCACTTACGATGATGGACAGCTAGAGGACATACAGCATTGTATGGGAATGCTCGCTTTTCCCAAGGATACTG AAGTGGAACCGTATGCTGGTCTCCTCCGTGCCAGTCGCTGGCAGCAGTTGGTCAGCCAGTTCCGTTGGGAACACGCCAGACTATTACACCCGGCAAGGCTGCCAGCTCTACCCGTCACCTTGCAGCTTGGGCTTGCTGCGTTGAATACACC TCAGTGCTACAAAGAGAGCACGAAGGTGTCAGGATGTCCCGCGTGTCAGCCCCCCCTCAACTCGTTGGCCTCCACTTTGCCCCACGCACACTGCTCCCACTCGCGCCTTGTCTGCCGCATCTCCAACAAACCACTCAACGAACACAACCACCCCATGGTGCTACCCAACGGACAAGTGTACGGCGAAAAG GCCCTCAAAGAGATGATGAAGGAACAAGGCTCAATTGTTTGCCCGAAAACGAAGGAGGTGTTTTGCATGAAGCGTGTCGAGAAGGTGTATGTTatgtag
- the LOC123720071 gene encoding zinc transporter ZIP13 homolog: protein METGEAVVAGIFPEYFYSFVEELDEHPWLFAALASVLVGLSGILPLLIIPINETASFKDGAGAATLRILLSFAVGGLLGDVFLHLLPEAWQHDLNSTKDGEHVSMKCGLWCLMGMLVFIIVEKLFAAGEEEEEKSSVQHIEIEEIEKLLQAERKQKGAVCGNGVTAKQLYDTCIFNNNTKGGGCCSSVNGNNGVVKCKGSRWMGRCLLREAREKTLQATTTKEKSEKKDVAGYLNLMANSIDNFTHGLAVGGSFLVGFRVGLLTTFAILVHEIPHEVGDFAILLKSGFSRWEAAKAQLATASAGLIGAMTAVIFSGASNAIEARTSWITPFTAGGFLHIALITVLPDLLREEDRWESLKHLAALLGGILLMALMTHYC, encoded by the exons atggaAACCGGAGAAGCTGTAGTGGCGGGAATTTTTCCAGAATATTTCTATAGTTTTGTTGAAGAATTAGATGAACATCCATGGTTGTTCGCGGCTCTAGCTTCCGTATTGGTTGGACTCAGTGGAATTTTGCCACTACTGATCATCCCAATTAACGAAACAGCGTCGTTTAAAGATGGAG CTGGTGCGGCGACGTTAAGGATCCTGTTAAGTTTCGCCGTGGGTGGTTTGCTAGGGGATGTCTTCCTCCACCTTTTACCAGAAGCATGGCAACATGACCTTAACAGTACCAAAG ATGGTGAACACGTATCAATGAAATGCGGTCTCTGGTGTCTGATGGGGATGCTTGTCTTCATAATTGTGGAAAAACTCTTCGCTGCTGGTGAAGAAGAAGAGGAAAAGAGCTCTGTACAACACATAGAGATAGAAGAGATAGAGAAGCTACTGCAAGCTGAGAGGAAACAAAAGGGTGCGGTCTGTGGTAATGGTGTAACAGCCAAACAGCTCTACGAtacatgcatttttaataataatactaaag GTGGTGGCTGCTGCAGTAGTGTTAACGGTAACAACGGTGTAGTGAAGTGTAAAGGGAGCAGATGGATGGGAAGGTGTTTGTTACGTGAGGCGAGGGAGAAAACACTACAGGCAACTACTACTAAGGAAAAGAGCGAGAAGAAAGAT gttGCGGGATACTTAAATTTAATGGCGAACTCTATAGACAACTTCACGCACGGTTTGGCTGTTGGCGGATCCTTCCTGGTGGGATTCAGAGTGGGATTACTCACCACGTTTGCTATACTTG TTCACGAAATACCTCATGAAGTGGGTGACTTCGCTATCCTTTTGAAGAGTGGATTCTCACGTTGGGAGGCGGCTAAAGCACAATTG GCCACGGCATCGGCTGGTCTGATCGGCGCCATGACGGCTGTCATCTTCAGTGGAGCCAGTAATGCTATag AGGCCCGTACATCATGGATAACCCCCTTTACAGCAGGCGGGTTCCTTCACATTGCCCTCATCACCGTCTTACCCGACTTGCTAAGAGAGGAAGACCGGTGGGAATCCCTCAAACACCTGGCAGCGCTACTCGGTGGGATACTACTTATGGCCCTAATGACGCACTACTGCTAG
- the LOC123720834 gene encoding E3 ubiquitin-protein transferase MAEA isoform X3: MVMVPYEVFNKKYRNTQRVFDVEARQVVAAVGDLDNAVKSGSTAGEINNLLGGMVEKLTTMKRKASDAIAEEVQAAFVCKKRLEHLKEQAEAIAEPNSPQNKTAMTQWRKVRLDRMIVDYFLRNGYYDSASKMADSRNLRDLTNADIYAAGAEVERELWARRTSRCLQWCADNRSKLRKLNSTMEFNTRIQEFIELVRGDLRLDAVKYAKKHFSTYDDGQLEDIQHCMGMLAFPKDTEVEPYAGLLRASRWQQLVSQFRWEHARLLHPARLPALPVTLQLGLAALNTPQCYKESTKVSGCPACQPPLNSLASTLPHAHCSHSRLVCRISNKPLNEHNHPMVLPNGQVYGEKALKEMMKEQGSIVCPKTKEVFCMKRVEKVYVM, translated from the exons ATGGTTATG GTGCCATATGAAGTCTTTAACAAGAAATACCGCAACACTCAGCGTGTATTTGATGTGGAGGCCCGTCAAGTGGTTGCCGCTGTTGGTGATCTAGATAATGCTGTAAAAAGTGGATCTACAGCTGGTGAAATCAATAATTTGCTTGGTGGAATG GTTGAAAAACTGACAACAATGAAGCGTAAAGCATCAGATGCAATAGCAGAGGAAGTACAAGCTGCTTTTGTTTGTAAGAAACGACTTGAACATTTGAAAGAGCAAGCAGAGGCTATTGCTGAACCAAATTCGCCACAGAATAAG ACGGCAATGACTCAATGGCGTAAAGTGCGCCTGGACCGCATGATTGTCGATTACTTCCTAAGGAACGGCTATTATGACTCCGCAAGTAAAATGGCTGATTCTCGTAATCTTCGCGATTTGACTAATGCTG ACATATACGCGGCCGGTGCAGAGGTCGAACGCGAGTTATGGGCCCGTCGTACATCTCGTTGTTTGCAATGGTGTGCCGATAATCGATCTAAGCTGCGCAAACTCAACTCCACTATGGAGTTTAACACGCGGATACAG GAGTTCATAGAGCTGGTGCGTGGAGACCTGCGCCTGGATGCGGTGAAATACGCCAAGAAGCATTTCTCCACTTACGATGATGGACAGCTAGAGGACATACAGCATTGTATGGGAATGCTCGCTTTTCCCAAGGATACTG AAGTGGAACCGTATGCTGGTCTCCTCCGTGCCAGTCGCTGGCAGCAGTTGGTCAGCCAGTTCCGTTGGGAACACGCCAGACTATTACACCCGGCAAGGCTGCCAGCTCTACCCGTCACCTTGCAGCTTGGGCTTGCTGCGTTGAATACACC TCAGTGCTACAAAGAGAGCACGAAGGTGTCAGGATGTCCCGCGTGTCAGCCCCCCCTCAACTCGTTGGCCTCCACTTTGCCCCACGCACACTGCTCCCACTCGCGCCTTGTCTGCCGCATCTCCAACAAACCACTCAACGAACACAACCACCCCATGGTGCTACCCAACGGACAAGTGTACGGCGAAAAG GCCCTCAAAGAGATGATGAAGGAACAAGGCTCAATTGTTTGCCCGAAAACGAAGGAGGTGTTTTGCATGAAGCGTGTCGAGAAGGTGTATGTTatgtag
- the LOC123720834 gene encoding E3 ubiquitin-protein transferase MAEA isoform X2, with amino-acid sequence MKKLVPYEVFNKKYRNTQRVFDVEARQVVAAVGDLDNAVKSGSTAGEINNLLGGMVEKLTTMKRKASDAIAEEVQAAFVCKKRLEHLKEQAEAIAEPNSPQNKTAMTQWRKVRLDRMIVDYFLRNGYYDSASKMADSRNLRDLTNADIYAAGAEVERELWARRTSRCLQWCADNRSKLRKLNSTMEFNTRIQEFIELVRGDLRLDAVKYAKKHFSTYDDGQLEDIQHCMGMLAFPKDTEVEPYAGLLRASRWQQLVSQFRWEHARLLHPARLPALPVTLQLGLAALNTPQCYKESTKVSGCPACQPPLNSLASTLPHAHCSHSRLVCRISNKPLNEHNHPMVLPNGQVYGEKALKEMMKEQGSIVCPKTKEVFCMKRVEKVYVM; translated from the exons ATGAAGAAATTG GTGCCATATGAAGTCTTTAACAAGAAATACCGCAACACTCAGCGTGTATTTGATGTGGAGGCCCGTCAAGTGGTTGCCGCTGTTGGTGATCTAGATAATGCTGTAAAAAGTGGATCTACAGCTGGTGAAATCAATAATTTGCTTGGTGGAATG GTTGAAAAACTGACAACAATGAAGCGTAAAGCATCAGATGCAATAGCAGAGGAAGTACAAGCTGCTTTTGTTTGTAAGAAACGACTTGAACATTTGAAAGAGCAAGCAGAGGCTATTGCTGAACCAAATTCGCCACAGAATAAG ACGGCAATGACTCAATGGCGTAAAGTGCGCCTGGACCGCATGATTGTCGATTACTTCCTAAGGAACGGCTATTATGACTCCGCAAGTAAAATGGCTGATTCTCGTAATCTTCGCGATTTGACTAATGCTG ACATATACGCGGCCGGTGCAGAGGTCGAACGCGAGTTATGGGCCCGTCGTACATCTCGTTGTTTGCAATGGTGTGCCGATAATCGATCTAAGCTGCGCAAACTCAACTCCACTATGGAGTTTAACACGCGGATACAG GAGTTCATAGAGCTGGTGCGTGGAGACCTGCGCCTGGATGCGGTGAAATACGCCAAGAAGCATTTCTCCACTTACGATGATGGACAGCTAGAGGACATACAGCATTGTATGGGAATGCTCGCTTTTCCCAAGGATACTG AAGTGGAACCGTATGCTGGTCTCCTCCGTGCCAGTCGCTGGCAGCAGTTGGTCAGCCAGTTCCGTTGGGAACACGCCAGACTATTACACCCGGCAAGGCTGCCAGCTCTACCCGTCACCTTGCAGCTTGGGCTTGCTGCGTTGAATACACC TCAGTGCTACAAAGAGAGCACGAAGGTGTCAGGATGTCCCGCGTGTCAGCCCCCCCTCAACTCGTTGGCCTCCACTTTGCCCCACGCACACTGCTCCCACTCGCGCCTTGTCTGCCGCATCTCCAACAAACCACTCAACGAACACAACCACCCCATGGTGCTACCCAACGGACAAGTGTACGGCGAAAAG GCCCTCAAAGAGATGATGAAGGAACAAGGCTCAATTGTTTGCCCGAAAACGAAGGAGGTGTTTTGCATGAAGCGTGTCGAGAAGGTGTATGTTatgtag
- the LOC123720834 gene encoding E3 ubiquitin-protein transferase MAEA isoform X4: protein MVEKLTTMKRKASDAIAEEVQAAFVCKKRLEHLKEQAEAIAEPNSPQNKTAMTQWRKVRLDRMIVDYFLRNGYYDSASKMADSRNLRDLTNADIYAAGAEVERELWARRTSRCLQWCADNRSKLRKLNSTMEFNTRIQEFIELVRGDLRLDAVKYAKKHFSTYDDGQLEDIQHCMGMLAFPKDTEVEPYAGLLRASRWQQLVSQFRWEHARLLHPARLPALPVTLQLGLAALNTPQCYKESTKVSGCPACQPPLNSLASTLPHAHCSHSRLVCRISNKPLNEHNHPMVLPNGQVYGEKALKEMMKEQGSIVCPKTKEVFCMKRVEKVYVM, encoded by the exons ATG GTTGAAAAACTGACAACAATGAAGCGTAAAGCATCAGATGCAATAGCAGAGGAAGTACAAGCTGCTTTTGTTTGTAAGAAACGACTTGAACATTTGAAAGAGCAAGCAGAGGCTATTGCTGAACCAAATTCGCCACAGAATAAG ACGGCAATGACTCAATGGCGTAAAGTGCGCCTGGACCGCATGATTGTCGATTACTTCCTAAGGAACGGCTATTATGACTCCGCAAGTAAAATGGCTGATTCTCGTAATCTTCGCGATTTGACTAATGCTG ACATATACGCGGCCGGTGCAGAGGTCGAACGCGAGTTATGGGCCCGTCGTACATCTCGTTGTTTGCAATGGTGTGCCGATAATCGATCTAAGCTGCGCAAACTCAACTCCACTATGGAGTTTAACACGCGGATACAG GAGTTCATAGAGCTGGTGCGTGGAGACCTGCGCCTGGATGCGGTGAAATACGCCAAGAAGCATTTCTCCACTTACGATGATGGACAGCTAGAGGACATACAGCATTGTATGGGAATGCTCGCTTTTCCCAAGGATACTG AAGTGGAACCGTATGCTGGTCTCCTCCGTGCCAGTCGCTGGCAGCAGTTGGTCAGCCAGTTCCGTTGGGAACACGCCAGACTATTACACCCGGCAAGGCTGCCAGCTCTACCCGTCACCTTGCAGCTTGGGCTTGCTGCGTTGAATACACC TCAGTGCTACAAAGAGAGCACGAAGGTGTCAGGATGTCCCGCGTGTCAGCCCCCCCTCAACTCGTTGGCCTCCACTTTGCCCCACGCACACTGCTCCCACTCGCGCCTTGTCTGCCGCATCTCCAACAAACCACTCAACGAACACAACCACCCCATGGTGCTACCCAACGGACAAGTGTACGGCGAAAAG GCCCTCAAAGAGATGATGAAGGAACAAGGCTCAATTGTTTGCCCGAAAACGAAGGAGGTGTTTTGCATGAAGCGTGTCGAGAAGGTGTATGTTatgtag